The following coding sequences are from one Delphinus delphis chromosome 19, mDelDel1.2, whole genome shotgun sequence window:
- the CAMTA2 gene encoding calmodulin-binding transcription activator 2 isoform X5 has protein sequence MNTKDTTEVAENSHHLKIFLPKKLLECLPRCALLPPERLRWNTNEEIASYLITFEKHDEWLSCAPKTRPQNGSIILYNRKKVKYRKDGYLWKKRKDGKTTREDHMKLKVQGMENPDIVLVHYLNVPALEDCGKGCSPIFCSISSDRREWLKWSREELLGQLKPMFHGIKWSCGNGTEEFSVEQLVQQILDTHPTKPAPRTHACLCSGGLGSGSLTHKCSSTKHRIISPKVEPRALTLTSVPHPHPPEPPPLIAPLPSELPKAHTSPSSSSSSSSSSGFAEPLEIRPSPPTSRGGSSTGGTAILLLTGLEQRTGGLTPTRHLASQADPRPSMSLAVVVGSEPSAPPAPPSPAFDPDRFLNSPQRGQTYGGGQGVSPDFPETEAAHTPCPALEPAAALEPQAAARGPAPQPRAGGRRGNCFFIQDDDSGEERKAQGAAPPVPSPPPSPTPSPAPLEPSGRVGRGEALFGGAGGASELEPFSLSSFPELMGELISDEAPSGPAPAPQLSPALSTITDFSPEWSYPEGGVKVLITGPWTEAAEHYSCVFDHIAVPASLVQPGVLRCYCPAHEVGLVSLQVAGREGPLSASVLFEYRARRFLSLPSTQLDWLSLDDNQFRMSILERLEQMEKRMAEIAAAGQAPYRGPDAPPIQDEGQGPGFEARVVVLVESMIPRSPWRGPERLAHGSPFRGMSLLHLAAAQGYARLIETLSQWRSVETGSLDLEQEVDPLNVDHFSCTPLMWACALGHLEAAVLLFRWNRQALSIPDSLGRLPLSVAHSRGHVRLARCLEELQRQEASAEPPFALSPPSSSPDTGLSSVSSPSELSDGTFSVTSAYSSAPDGSPPPAPLPTSEITMEMVPGQLSSGAPEAPLLLMDYEATNPKGPPPSPPPLPPAPDGRAAPAETDSPPAVDVIPVDMISLAKQIIEATPERIKREDFVGLPEAGAPMRERTGAVGLSETMSWLASYLENVDHFPSSAPPSELPFERGRLAIPPAPSWAEFLSASASGKMESDFALLTLSDHEQRELYEAARVIQTAFRKYKGRRLKEQQEVAAAVIQRCYRKYKQFALYKKMTQAAILIQSKFRSYYEQKRFQQSRRAAVLIQQHYRSYRRRPGPPHRPTGTLPARNKGSFLTKKQDQAARKIMRFLRRCRHRMRELKQNQELEGLPQPGLAT, from the exons ATGAATACCAAGGACACCACCGAGGTTGCTG AGAACAGCCACCACCTGAAGATCTTTCTACCCAAGAAGCTGCTGGAGTGTCTTCCTCGCTGTGCGCTGCTGCCTCCAGAGCGGCTCCGGTGGAATACAAATGAG GAGATTGCATCCTACTTGATCACCTTCGAGAAGCATGATGAGTGGCTATCCTGTGCACCCAAGACAAG GCCTCAGAATGGCTCTATTATCCTCTACAACCGCAAGAAGGTGAAATACCGGAAGGATGGTTACCTCTGGAAGAAGCGGAAGGACGGGAAGACCACCCGAGAGGACCACATGAAGCTGAAGGTCCAGGGCATGGAG AACCCTGACATCGTCCTTGTGCACTACCTGAACGTCCCAGCCCTGGAGGATTGTGGAAAGGGCTGCAGCCCCATCTTTTGTTCCATCAGCAGCGACCGTCGAGAGTGGCTCAAGTGGTCCCGGGAGGAGCTGTTGGGACAGCTGAAGCCCATGT TTCATGGCATCAAGTGGAGCTGTGGGAACGGGACAGAGGAGTTCTCTGTAGAGCAGCTGGTGCAGCAGATCCTGGACACCCACCCGACCAAGCCTGCACCCCGAACTCACGCCTGTCTCTGCAGTGGAGGCCTTG GTTCTGGGAGCCTTACCCACAAATGCAGCAGCACGAAACACCGCATCATCTCTCCCAAAGTGGAGCCCCGAGCTTTAACCCTGACCTctgtcccccatccccatccccctgAACCCCCTCCACTGATAGCCCCACTTCCCTCAGAGCTCCCCAAGGCACATACCTCCccatcttcttcttcctcttcctcctcttcttccggCTTTGCGGAACCCCTAGAGATCAGACCTAGCCCTCCCACCTCCCGAGGGGGTTCTTCGACAGGAGGCACCGCTATCCTCCTCCTGACGGGACTGGAGCAGCGAACTGGGGGCTTGACGCCCACTAGGCACTTGGCTTCCCAGGCCGATCCTAGGCCTTCCATGAGCTTGGCTGTAGTCGTAGGCTCTGAGCCCTCTGCCCCGCCagctcctcccagccctgcctttgaCCCGGATCGTTTTCTCAACAGCCCACAGAGGGGCCAGACGTatggaggagggcagggggtAAGCCCAGACTTCCCTGAGACAGAGGCTGCCCATACCCCTTGTCCTGCCCTAGAGCCCGCTGCTGCCCTGGAGCCCCAGGCAGCTGCTCGGGGTCCCGCTCCACAGCCCAGAGCAGGCGGGAGAAGAGGAAACTGCTTCTTCATTCAAGATGATGACAGTGGGGAGGAGCGCAAGGCCCAGGGGGCTGCCCCACCTGTACCTTCACCCCCTCCTTCACCCACACCCTCACCTGCCCCCTTGGAGCCATCAGGCAGAGTAGGAAGAGGAGAGGCCTTGTTTGGAGGAGCTGGTGGGGCCAGTGAACTGGAGCccttcagtctttcatcattccCTGAGCTCATGGGAGAACTCATCAGTGACGAAGCTCCGAgtggccctgccccagccccccagctcTCTCCTGCTCTTAGCACCATCACAGACTTCTCCCCAGAGTGGTCCTACCCTGAG GGTGGGGTCAAGGTGCTCATCACAGGACCTTGGACAGAGGCCGCCGAGCATTACTCCTGCGTCTTCGATCACATCGCAGTGCCAGCCTCACTTGTCCAGCCTGGTGTCTTACGCTGCTACTGTCCCG CCCATGAGGTTGGGCTGGTGTCTTTGCAGGTGGCAGGGCGGGAGGGACCCCTTTCTGCTTCTGTGCTCTTTGAGTATCGAGCCCGCCGATTCCTGTCACTGCCTAGTACTCAGCTTGACTGGTTGTCACTGGACG ACAACCAGTTCCGGATGTCCATCCTGGAGCGACTGGAGCAGATGGAGAAGCGGATGGCAGAGATTGCAGCAGCTGGCCAGGCCCCCTACCGGGGTCCTGATGCCCCTCCGATTCAG GATGAAGGCCAGGGACCTGGGTTCGAGGCACGGGTGGTAGTCCTGGTAGAGAGCATGATCCCACGCTCCCCCTGGAGGGGTCCTGAACGTCTAGCCCATGGAAGCCCCTTCCGGGGCATGAGCCTTCTGCACCTGGCCGCTGCCCAGGGCTACGCCCGCCTCATCGAGACCCTGAGCCAGTGGCG GAGTGTGGAGACCGGAAGCTTGGACTTAGAGCAAGAGGTTGACCCACTCAACGTGGACCATTTCTCTTGCACTCCTCTG ATGTGGGCTTGTGCCCTGGGCCACCTGGAGGCTGCCGTGCTCCTTTTCCGTTGGAACAGACAGGCACTGAGCATTCCCGACTCTCTGGGCCGCCTGCCCCTGTCCGTGGCTCATTCCCGGGGTCACGTGCGCCTCGCCCGCTGCCTTGAGGAACTGCAGAGACAGGAAGCTTCAGCTGAGCCCCCGTTTGCCCTGTCGCCGCCCTCCTCCAGCCCAGACACTG GTCTGAGCAGCGTCTCCTCGCCTTCGGAGCTATCGGATGGCACTTTCTCCGTCACATCAGCCTATTCTAGTGCCCCGGATGGGAGTCCTCCCCCTGCTCCTCTGCCAACCTCTGAGATTACTATGGAGATGGTCCCAGGCCAGCTCTCCTCTGGTGCCCCAGAGGCCCCCCTACTCCTCATGGACTATGAAGCCACCAACCCCAAAGGGCCCCCACCCTCACCGCCTCCTCTCCCACCGGCCCCAGATGGTAGGGCTGCTCCAGCGGAAACTGACAGCCCACCAGCTGTGGACGTGATCCCG GTGGACATGATCTCACTGGCCAAGCAGATCATCGAAGCCACACCAGAGCGGATTAAACGGGAGGACTTTGTCGGGCTGCCTGAGGCCGGAGCCCCAATGCGGGAGCGGACAGGGGCCGTGGGGCTCAGCGAGACCATGTCCTGGTTGGCCAGCTACCTGGAGAATGTGGACCATTTCCCCAGCTCAGCCCCTCCCAG CGAACTGCCCTTTGAGCGGGGTCGCCTGGCTATCCCTCCGGCACCTTCCTGGGCAGAGTTTCTCTCTGCGTCCGCCAGTGGCAAGATGGAGAGTGATTTTGCCCTGCTGACCCTATCGGATCACGAGCAGCGGGAACTGTACGAGGCAGCCCGAGTCATCCAGACAGCCTTCCGAAAGTACAAG GGCCGGCGGCTGAAGGAGCAGCAGGAGGTAGCAGCAGCTGTGATCCAGCGCTGTTACCGGAAGTACAAGCAG TTTGCACTCTATAAGAAGATGACCCAGGCGGCCATCCTGATCCAGAGCAAGTTCCGAAGCTACTATGAACAGAAGCGGTTTCAGCAGAGCCGCAGGGCGGCGGTGCTCATCCAGCAGCACTACCGTTCCTACCGCCGCCGGCCCGGGCCTCCCCACCGGCCCACGGGCACCCTGCCTGCCCGCAACAA AGGCTCCTTTCTCACCAAGAAGCAGGACCAGGCAGCCCGGAAGATCATGAGATTCCTGCGGCGCTGCCGGCACAG GATGAGGGAATTGAAGCAGAACCAGGAGCTGGAAGGGCTTCCCCAGCCCGGACTGGCCACCTGA
- the CAMTA2 gene encoding calmodulin-binding transcription activator 2 isoform X2, with protein MNTKDTTEVAENSHHLKIFLPKKLLECLPRCALLPPERLRWNTNEEIASYLITFEKHDEWLSCAPKTRPQNGSIILYNRKKVKYRKDGYLWKKRKDGKTTREDHMKLKVQGMEPVSWQCLYGCYVHSSIVPTFHRRCYWLLQNPDIVLVHYLNVPALEDCGKGCSPIFCSISSDRREWLKWSREELLGQLKPMFHGIKWSCGNGTEEFSVEQLVQQILDTHPTKPAPRTHACLCSGGLGSGSLTHKCSSTKHRIISPKVEPRALTLTSVPHPHPPEPPPLIAPLPSELPKAHTSPSSSSSSSSSSGFAEPLEIRPSPPTSRGGSSTGGTAILLLTGLEQRTGGLTPTRHLASQADPRPSMSLAVVVGSEPSAPPAPPSPAFDPDRFLNSPQRGQTYGGGQGVSPDFPETEAAHTPCPALEPAAALEPQAAARGPAPQPRAGGRRGNCFFIQDDDSGEERKAQGAAPPVPSPPPSPTPSPAPLEPSGRVGRGEALFGGAGGASELEPFSLSSFPELMGELISDEAPSGPAPAPQLSPALSTITDFSPEWSYPEGGVKVLITGPWTEAAEHYSCVFDHIAVPASLVQPGVLRCYCPAHEVGLVSLQVAGREGPLSASVLFEYRARRFLSLPSTQLDWLSLDDNQFRMSILERLEQMEKRMAEIAAAGQAPYRGPDAPPIQDEGQGPGFEARVVVLVESMIPRSPWRGPERLAHGSPFRGMSLLHLAAAQGYARLIETLSQWRSVETGSLDLEQEVDPLNVDHFSCTPLMWACALGHLEAAVLLFRWNRQALSIPDSLGRLPLSVAHSRGHVRLARCLEELQRQEASAEPPFALSPPSSSPDTGLSSVSSPSELSDGTFSVTSAYSSAPDGSPPPAPLPTSEITMEMVPGQLSSGAPEAPLLLMDYEATNPKGPPPSPPPLPPAPDGRAAPAETDSPPAVDVIPVDMISLAKQIIEATPERIKREDFVGLPEAGAPMRERTGAVGLSETMSWLASYLENVDHFPSSAPPSELPFERGRLAIPPAPSWAEFLSASASGKMESDFALLTLSDHEQRELYEAARVIQTAFRKYKGRRLKEQQEVAAAVIQRCYRKYKQFALYKKMTQAAILIQSKFRSYYEQKRFQQSRRAAVLIQQHYRSYRRRPGPPHRPTGTLPARNKGSFLTKKQDQAARKIMRFLRRCRHRMRELKQNQELEGLPQPGLAT; from the exons ATGAATACCAAGGACACCACCGAGGTTGCTG AGAACAGCCACCACCTGAAGATCTTTCTACCCAAGAAGCTGCTGGAGTGTCTTCCTCGCTGTGCGCTGCTGCCTCCAGAGCGGCTCCGGTGGAATACAAATGAG GAGATTGCATCCTACTTGATCACCTTCGAGAAGCATGATGAGTGGCTATCCTGTGCACCCAAGACAAG GCCTCAGAATGGCTCTATTATCCTCTACAACCGCAAGAAGGTGAAATACCGGAAGGATGGTTACCTCTGGAAGAAGCGGAAGGACGGGAAGACCACCCGAGAGGACCACATGAAGCTGAAGGTCCAGGGCATGGAG cctgtctCCTGGCAGTGTCTCTATGGCTGCTACGTTCACTCTTCCATCGTCCCCACATTCCATCGGCGCTGCTACTGGCTGCTCCAG AACCCTGACATCGTCCTTGTGCACTACCTGAACGTCCCAGCCCTGGAGGATTGTGGAAAGGGCTGCAGCCCCATCTTTTGTTCCATCAGCAGCGACCGTCGAGAGTGGCTCAAGTGGTCCCGGGAGGAGCTGTTGGGACAGCTGAAGCCCATGT TTCATGGCATCAAGTGGAGCTGTGGGAACGGGACAGAGGAGTTCTCTGTAGAGCAGCTGGTGCAGCAGATCCTGGACACCCACCCGACCAAGCCTGCACCCCGAACTCACGCCTGTCTCTGCAGTGGAGGCCTTG GTTCTGGGAGCCTTACCCACAAATGCAGCAGCACGAAACACCGCATCATCTCTCCCAAAGTGGAGCCCCGAGCTTTAACCCTGACCTctgtcccccatccccatccccctgAACCCCCTCCACTGATAGCCCCACTTCCCTCAGAGCTCCCCAAGGCACATACCTCCccatcttcttcttcctcttcctcctcttcttccggCTTTGCGGAACCCCTAGAGATCAGACCTAGCCCTCCCACCTCCCGAGGGGGTTCTTCGACAGGAGGCACCGCTATCCTCCTCCTGACGGGACTGGAGCAGCGAACTGGGGGCTTGACGCCCACTAGGCACTTGGCTTCCCAGGCCGATCCTAGGCCTTCCATGAGCTTGGCTGTAGTCGTAGGCTCTGAGCCCTCTGCCCCGCCagctcctcccagccctgcctttgaCCCGGATCGTTTTCTCAACAGCCCACAGAGGGGCCAGACGTatggaggagggcagggggtAAGCCCAGACTTCCCTGAGACAGAGGCTGCCCATACCCCTTGTCCTGCCCTAGAGCCCGCTGCTGCCCTGGAGCCCCAGGCAGCTGCTCGGGGTCCCGCTCCACAGCCCAGAGCAGGCGGGAGAAGAGGAAACTGCTTCTTCATTCAAGATGATGACAGTGGGGAGGAGCGCAAGGCCCAGGGGGCTGCCCCACCTGTACCTTCACCCCCTCCTTCACCCACACCCTCACCTGCCCCCTTGGAGCCATCAGGCAGAGTAGGAAGAGGAGAGGCCTTGTTTGGAGGAGCTGGTGGGGCCAGTGAACTGGAGCccttcagtctttcatcattccCTGAGCTCATGGGAGAACTCATCAGTGACGAAGCTCCGAgtggccctgccccagccccccagctcTCTCCTGCTCTTAGCACCATCACAGACTTCTCCCCAGAGTGGTCCTACCCTGAG GGTGGGGTCAAGGTGCTCATCACAGGACCTTGGACAGAGGCCGCCGAGCATTACTCCTGCGTCTTCGATCACATCGCAGTGCCAGCCTCACTTGTCCAGCCTGGTGTCTTACGCTGCTACTGTCCCG CCCATGAGGTTGGGCTGGTGTCTTTGCAGGTGGCAGGGCGGGAGGGACCCCTTTCTGCTTCTGTGCTCTTTGAGTATCGAGCCCGCCGATTCCTGTCACTGCCTAGTACTCAGCTTGACTGGTTGTCACTGGACG ACAACCAGTTCCGGATGTCCATCCTGGAGCGACTGGAGCAGATGGAGAAGCGGATGGCAGAGATTGCAGCAGCTGGCCAGGCCCCCTACCGGGGTCCTGATGCCCCTCCGATTCAG GATGAAGGCCAGGGACCTGGGTTCGAGGCACGGGTGGTAGTCCTGGTAGAGAGCATGATCCCACGCTCCCCCTGGAGGGGTCCTGAACGTCTAGCCCATGGAAGCCCCTTCCGGGGCATGAGCCTTCTGCACCTGGCCGCTGCCCAGGGCTACGCCCGCCTCATCGAGACCCTGAGCCAGTGGCG GAGTGTGGAGACCGGAAGCTTGGACTTAGAGCAAGAGGTTGACCCACTCAACGTGGACCATTTCTCTTGCACTCCTCTG ATGTGGGCTTGTGCCCTGGGCCACCTGGAGGCTGCCGTGCTCCTTTTCCGTTGGAACAGACAGGCACTGAGCATTCCCGACTCTCTGGGCCGCCTGCCCCTGTCCGTGGCTCATTCCCGGGGTCACGTGCGCCTCGCCCGCTGCCTTGAGGAACTGCAGAGACAGGAAGCTTCAGCTGAGCCCCCGTTTGCCCTGTCGCCGCCCTCCTCCAGCCCAGACACTG GTCTGAGCAGCGTCTCCTCGCCTTCGGAGCTATCGGATGGCACTTTCTCCGTCACATCAGCCTATTCTAGTGCCCCGGATGGGAGTCCTCCCCCTGCTCCTCTGCCAACCTCTGAGATTACTATGGAGATGGTCCCAGGCCAGCTCTCCTCTGGTGCCCCAGAGGCCCCCCTACTCCTCATGGACTATGAAGCCACCAACCCCAAAGGGCCCCCACCCTCACCGCCTCCTCTCCCACCGGCCCCAGATGGTAGGGCTGCTCCAGCGGAAACTGACAGCCCACCAGCTGTGGACGTGATCCCG GTGGACATGATCTCACTGGCCAAGCAGATCATCGAAGCCACACCAGAGCGGATTAAACGGGAGGACTTTGTCGGGCTGCCTGAGGCCGGAGCCCCAATGCGGGAGCGGACAGGGGCCGTGGGGCTCAGCGAGACCATGTCCTGGTTGGCCAGCTACCTGGAGAATGTGGACCATTTCCCCAGCTCAGCCCCTCCCAG CGAACTGCCCTTTGAGCGGGGTCGCCTGGCTATCCCTCCGGCACCTTCCTGGGCAGAGTTTCTCTCTGCGTCCGCCAGTGGCAAGATGGAGAGTGATTTTGCCCTGCTGACCCTATCGGATCACGAGCAGCGGGAACTGTACGAGGCAGCCCGAGTCATCCAGACAGCCTTCCGAAAGTACAAG GGCCGGCGGCTGAAGGAGCAGCAGGAGGTAGCAGCAGCTGTGATCCAGCGCTGTTACCGGAAGTACAAGCAG TTTGCACTCTATAAGAAGATGACCCAGGCGGCCATCCTGATCCAGAGCAAGTTCCGAAGCTACTATGAACAGAAGCGGTTTCAGCAGAGCCGCAGGGCGGCGGTGCTCATCCAGCAGCACTACCGTTCCTACCGCCGCCGGCCCGGGCCTCCCCACCGGCCCACGGGCACCCTGCCTGCCCGCAACAA AGGCTCCTTTCTCACCAAGAAGCAGGACCAGGCAGCCCGGAAGATCATGAGATTCCTGCGGCGCTGCCGGCACAG GATGAGGGAATTGAAGCAGAACCAGGAGCTGGAAGGGCTTCCCCAGCCCGGACTGGCCACCTGA